From the genome of Virgibacillus proomii, one region includes:
- a CDS encoding YqzM family protein, protein MNEFEKDTQSKTNDMVDNIKGFTLSFVFFLLIFAIGVTISVLGS, encoded by the coding sequence ATGAACGAGTTTGAAAAAGATACGCAATCAAAAACAAATGATATGGTTGATAATATTAAGGGTTTCACCCTTTCATTTGTTTTCTTTTTATTAATATTTGCTATCGGTGTTACAATCAGTGTGTTAGGATCGTAA
- a CDS encoding ComE operon protein 2, protein MERISWDQYFMAQSHLLALRSTCTRLMVGATIVRDKRIIAGGYNGSVSGSVHCIDEGCYVIDGHCVRTIHAEANALLQCAKFGVATEGADIYVTHFPCLQCCKQLIQAGIRTVYYAEDYHNHPYAISLFAEANVAIKKVKLDYLLVDTNYREKQQLIEELLEKLEQNNVKTNEIERLKSEAIHLFQIKCKGE, encoded by the coding sequence ATGGAACGGATTTCGTGGGATCAATATTTTATGGCACAGAGCCATTTATTAGCACTTCGCAGTACATGCACAAGATTAATGGTAGGTGCGACGATTGTACGTGATAAACGAATTATAGCCGGAGGATACAATGGTAGTGTTTCTGGCAGTGTACATTGCATAGATGAAGGCTGTTATGTGATTGATGGTCATTGTGTCCGAACGATTCATGCAGAGGCAAATGCATTATTGCAATGCGCTAAGTTTGGCGTTGCTACAGAAGGGGCGGATATTTATGTGACACATTTTCCTTGCTTACAGTGCTGTAAGCAGTTAATCCAGGCTGGAATCCGCACCGTCTATTATGCAGAAGATTATCATAATCATCCATATGCTATTTCATTATTCGCTGAAGCAAACGTAGCGATAAAAAAAGTGAAGCTGGATTATTTATTGGTCGATACGAATTATCGAGAGAAGCAGCAGCTAATTGAAGAATTGCTCGAAAAGTTAGAACAAAACAACGTGAAAACGAATGAAATAGAACGATTAAAAAGTGAAGCCATACACTTATTTCAAATTAAATGTAAAGGTGAGTAG
- a CDS encoding class I SAM-dependent DNA methyltransferase: MAYERMADLYDIFMNDAPYDKWVKFTASLLGNKAITLADLGCGTGELTLRLAQKFDQVIGIDSAPEMLAYAEQKSRLADVSVQWVCQDIRSLDGFCNLGAAVSFCDVINYITSESELIQAFQQINNALSPGGIFLFDIHSIDFIRNYYLDQTFADVTGDAAYIWFCSEGEQSGEMYHDLTFFVKNKEGNYKRFHEVHHQRTFSVDFYKKILERVGFENINIYGDFSIIENSVTENTSRIFFSAEKSK; encoded by the coding sequence GACCTTTATGATATATTTATGAATGACGCACCTTATGATAAGTGGGTTAAATTTACCGCGTCATTACTCGGTAATAAAGCGATCACTCTAGCTGATTTAGGTTGTGGTACTGGAGAGCTTACATTACGATTAGCACAAAAGTTTGATCAAGTTATCGGTATAGATAGTGCTCCTGAGATGTTAGCTTATGCAGAACAAAAAAGTCGATTAGCGGATGTATCGGTTCAATGGGTCTGTCAAGATATAAGAAGTCTTGACGGGTTCTGTAATCTTGGTGCAGCGGTTAGCTTTTGTGATGTCATCAATTATATAACGTCAGAGAGTGAGTTAATCCAGGCCTTTCAACAGATCAACAATGCTTTAAGCCCTGGTGGAATTTTTTTATTTGATATACACTCCATTGACTTTATAAGGAATTACTATTTGGATCAAACATTTGCTGATGTTACAGGGGATGCAGCATACATATGGTTTTGCTCAGAAGGAGAACAATCAGGTGAAATGTATCATGACTTGACATTTTTTGTGAAAAATAAAGAAGGCAACTACAAGAGATTTCATGAAGTTCATCACCAACGAACATTTTCAGTTGATTTTTATAAAAAAATTTTAGAGAGGGTAGGCTTTGAAAATATAAACATATACGGTGATTTTTCGATAATAGAAAATAGTGTAACCGAAAATACATCAAGAATTTTCTTTTCAGCAGAAAAAAGTAAGTAA
- the holA gene encoding DNA polymerase III subunit delta has protein sequence MAYLETLKKIKKKQLSPVYLFYGNESFFIQSLIKQLERVVIHNDEDNLAVYDLEEMPVEDVIADVETYPFFGERKLVIANNASFLKAKQDKNSVEHQLSMLETYLTAPVDYSILVLTAPYEKIDERKKITKLIKKHAVVANCNPIKEYELKKWIDELAGQFKIELTNEVYDMLEVEVSTNLLLLENELHKFSLYVGENGQVTKEIAEDLMSHTPTNTSLRLVDAVMNRDLYRAIAIYKDLEKQKEDPIAMIGLLAFQFRTLFRVKLLRQKGYTQAQMEKILGIHPYVIKIALKREKHFTIDLLIYIMNEFAETDRIIKQGKMEKELAFEMLLYHLVTGQATRAQ, from the coding sequence ATGGCCTATTTAGAAACTTTAAAAAAGATTAAGAAAAAACAACTATCACCTGTATATTTATTTTATGGAAATGAATCCTTTTTTATACAAAGTTTAATTAAACAATTAGAGCGGGTTGTAATTCACAATGATGAGGACAATCTTGCTGTTTATGATTTGGAAGAAATGCCGGTTGAAGATGTTATTGCTGATGTTGAAACATATCCTTTTTTTGGTGAACGGAAGCTCGTAATTGCTAATAACGCATCATTCTTAAAAGCAAAACAAGATAAAAATTCCGTTGAACATCAATTGTCGATGTTAGAAACGTATTTAACAGCACCTGTAGATTATTCTATCTTAGTATTAACAGCACCTTATGAAAAAATAGATGAACGGAAAAAAATAACGAAATTAATAAAAAAACACGCTGTTGTTGCGAATTGTAATCCAATAAAGGAATATGAACTAAAAAAATGGATTGACGAACTTGCAGGTCAATTTAAGATTGAGCTAACCAATGAAGTTTACGATATGCTGGAAGTAGAAGTGTCTACAAATCTATTGTTATTGGAAAATGAGTTACATAAATTTTCGCTCTATGTAGGTGAAAATGGTCAAGTGACAAAAGAGATCGCTGAGGATTTAATGTCGCATACACCAACGAATACTTCTCTTCGCTTAGTCGATGCCGTTATGAACCGTGATTTATATAGGGCAATAGCAATTTATAAAGATTTAGAAAAACAAAAGGAAGATCCAATTGCCATGATTGGACTGCTTGCTTTTCAGTTTCGGACTCTTTTTCGAGTTAAACTATTAAGACAAAAAGGGTATACACAAGCGCAAATGGAGAAAATACTCGGAATTCACCCATATGTAATTAAAATTGCATTAAAACGAGAAAAGCATTTTACAATTGATTTGCTTATATACATTATGAATGAGTTTGCCGAAACAGACAGGATAATAAAGCAAGGCAAAATGGAAAAAGAGTTGGCATTTGAAATGCTTCTTTATCATTTGGTCACAGGCCAAGCAACGAGAGCACAATAA
- a CDS encoding ComEA family DNA-binding protein: MYLTSKLKKVFFLIAVPLAIIIVLLLANERNQNQKESSIIINEKPKEDSTDNQSSEEASTNTSVFIDIKGEVKQPGVYEMKAQDRVIDAIKTAGGFTANADQSHVNLAQKLQDEMVIEVIANNEDSSISTTSGAATTEKININQATAEEIEELNGIGPSKAAAIIQYREENGMFKQMEDLLNVSGIGEKTLEAIQDDIQIP, translated from the coding sequence ATGTATCTCACCAGTAAATTAAAAAAAGTTTTTTTCCTTATTGCAGTTCCATTAGCTATTATTATTGTGTTATTATTAGCGAATGAAAGAAATCAAAACCAAAAAGAGTCGTCTATTATAATTAATGAAAAGCCAAAGGAGGACTCAACAGACAATCAATCCTCAGAAGAAGCATCAACAAATACCTCTGTTTTTATTGATATAAAAGGAGAAGTAAAACAACCAGGAGTATATGAAATGAAAGCACAAGATCGGGTGATTGATGCGATTAAAACTGCAGGTGGATTTACAGCAAACGCAGATCAATCACATGTTAATTTAGCACAAAAATTGCAAGATGAAATGGTAATCGAAGTAATTGCCAATAATGAGGATTCATCTATCTCGACTACTTCAGGAGCTGCAACAACGGAAAAAATAAACATCAATCAAGCAACTGCTGAGGAAATTGAGGAATTAAATGGAATTGGACCAAGTAAAGCAGCAGCAATTATCCAATACCGAGAGGAAAATGGAATGTTTAAACAAATGGAGGACTTATTGAATGTATCTGGAATTGGCGAAAAAACGTTAGAAGCAATTCAAGATGATATTCAAATACCATAG
- a CDS encoding DNA internalization-related competence protein ComEC/Rec2, with translation MTGYWHFPALAAVISMFSIWISPLIIGVFLIWLSYLFLKRRIALLPSVLSLLSLLFFFTYLEPLAIKEQTLHLKQSAELSGKIISLVKQTNTHFSFTLQNDQTSTNIQVIHFYKKPPKSLEKNIQYGSTCKLNAEIKLPETKSNPGQFDYRSYLQTKGISYQAVLADMTQLQCKAGRGILPIIYQFRDTFFIYIGQTLSDEAAAWVKALVFGDDSYLDEDTIEMFQRWGMSHLLAISGLHVGIVIALLYMLLVKLNLMTKENAQWVIFCILPLYAVIAGGEPSVWRASLMTCLFILLYKTGIKWSVTDVLSIVFILLVTLDKLIIYHVGFQLSFAVTFALLISKQLIINTTSRIEQIIYISFIAQIAILPIQIYYFSLFQPLSILVNMVMVPYYSFFVIPMMFGLLIFSPLAIVSFLDGIFLTIHEQAMNIVKFIDNYVNYPWIMGPLPWIVVLGFYMLFILFMQFWENNKLYKAFFCACLMTIVIIGNTLRPYLSPWGLVTMLDIGQGDAFIIELPYRKGVILIDAGATFSFQEKQPSRRIYEQILKPYLFSRGIVKIDAVFITHEDLDHNGSIPFLFDDFTVDSIIVSNYYDTKQKSIVPSPEETEQIFVEAASTINLHGQLFHVLGPMRDKRAANENSLVLYTKFGEAHWLFTGDITKDEEREIAKAYPNLQVDVLKIAHHGSNTSTDENVVQQLHPQVALLSVGRENRYGHPASEVIKTLDSILLLRTDEDGAIQYRFNQQTGTFKTFWP, from the coding sequence ATGACTGGATATTGGCATTTTCCTGCATTAGCAGCTGTCATAAGTATGTTCTCCATTTGGATTTCTCCTTTAATTATCGGTGTATTTCTAATTTGGTTAAGCTATTTATTTTTGAAGAGGCGGATAGCCCTCCTTCCTTCCGTGCTATCCCTTCTATCTCTTCTATTTTTCTTCACCTATCTTGAACCACTTGCAATAAAGGAACAGACACTTCATTTGAAACAATCTGCAGAGCTTAGCGGAAAAATTATTAGCCTCGTTAAGCAAACCAATACCCACTTTTCCTTTACCCTACAAAATGATCAAACATCAACTAACATCCAAGTTATCCATTTTTATAAGAAGCCTCCAAAATCACTCGAAAAAAATATTCAGTATGGTTCTACATGCAAATTAAATGCTGAAATAAAACTTCCAGAGACCAAGAGTAATCCCGGACAATTTGACTATCGCTCTTATTTACAAACAAAAGGAATTTCCTATCAAGCTGTGTTAGCGGATATGACTCAACTGCAATGTAAAGCTGGCAGAGGTATATTACCGATTATTTATCAATTTAGAGATACCTTCTTCATCTATATAGGACAAACGTTAAGTGATGAAGCGGCAGCTTGGGTAAAAGCGTTAGTCTTTGGAGATGATTCCTATTTAGATGAAGATACGATAGAGATGTTTCAACGGTGGGGTATGAGCCATTTATTAGCAATTTCCGGATTACATGTAGGAATTGTTATTGCTTTGTTATATATGTTACTGGTAAAACTGAATCTAATGACAAAAGAAAATGCACAGTGGGTGATATTCTGCATTCTTCCATTGTATGCAGTTATAGCCGGTGGTGAACCCTCCGTTTGGCGTGCCAGTCTAATGACCTGCCTGTTTATTCTTCTTTATAAAACAGGAATAAAATGGAGTGTTACGGATGTATTAAGTATTGTGTTTATATTGCTAGTTACTTTAGATAAATTAATTATTTATCATGTGGGATTTCAACTTTCGTTTGCGGTTACCTTCGCTTTATTAATTTCGAAACAGCTGATTATAAATACAACATCAAGAATAGAACAAATAATCTATATTAGCTTTATTGCACAAATTGCTATATTGCCAATTCAAATTTATTATTTTTCTTTATTTCAGCCACTTTCTATTTTGGTTAACATGGTAATGGTACCATACTATTCTTTTTTTGTTATTCCAATGATGTTTGGTTTACTGATATTTTCACCACTTGCAATCGTTTCATTTCTAGATGGGATTTTTCTGACCATTCATGAACAAGCAATGAATATTGTAAAGTTTATCGATAACTATGTAAATTACCCCTGGATAATGGGCCCGTTACCTTGGATAGTAGTCCTTGGTTTTTATATGTTATTCATTTTATTTATGCAGTTTTGGGAAAATAATAAGCTGTATAAAGCATTCTTCTGTGCTTGCTTGATGACAATCGTAATTATAGGAAATACTTTACGTCCTTATTTATCTCCCTGGGGCTTGGTTACGATGTTAGATATTGGTCAAGGAGATGCATTTATCATTGAACTGCCTTACCGAAAAGGTGTCATACTAATTGATGCAGGCGCAACATTTTCGTTTCAAGAAAAGCAACCTTCCAGACGTATTTATGAACAAATTTTGAAGCCTTATTTATTCTCAAGGGGAATTGTTAAGATTGATGCGGTGTTTATCACACATGAAGATCTCGATCATAATGGCAGTATTCCATTTTTGTTTGATGATTTTACGGTGGATTCAATTATAGTAAGTAACTACTACGATACAAAACAAAAAAGTATTGTTCCCTCACCCGAAGAAACGGAACAAATATTTGTAGAAGCCGCCTCTACAATTAATTTGCATGGTCAGCTCTTCCATGTTCTTGGTCCGATGCGGGATAAGCGAGCTGCTAATGAAAATTCGCTTGTGTTGTATACGAAATTTGGAGAAGCACATTGGCTGTTTACCGGGGATATAACGAAGGATGAAGAGAGAGAAATAGCTAAGGCTTATCCAAATCTTCAAGTAGATGTACTTAAGATCGCTCATCATGGCAGCAATACTTCCACCGATGAGAACGTAGTGCAACAGCTTCATCCTCAGGTAGCGTTATTATCGGTTGGGAGAGAAAATCGCTATGGGCACCCTGCTTCTGAGGTAATTAAGACCTTGGATTCCATTCTGTTACTTCGAACGGATGAAGATGGGGCTATTCAATACCGGTTTAATCAACAAACCGGAACATTTAAAACATTTTGGCCATAA